The proteins below come from a single Drosophila miranda strain MSH22 chromosome Y unlocalized genomic scaffold, D.miranda_PacBio2.1 Contig_Y1_pilon, whole genome shotgun sequence genomic window:
- the LOC108159425 gene encoding 28S ribosomal protein S15, mitochondrial: MNKLLNIAQAVPRQFIRKYAFKSDLKIKWVRPEKISCIKPEKSGDLSKLPLLNADEVILDYRDCKELENADDTVKSLFKLCNNANHLTTRYYRDQMVKEVQRHAQDYGSMESKLANMTAIIRRYQEHMDKHPRDKMIKVRLKELIDKRKKFLKYLRRWDYPRFEWILEKLDLVYKPPPAHFHWITRKESLQKLTDTYCENLKEERLEAYHKELQAQKISFLEDAIRKMEFIRKEQISCDIPLTVTEEQIEKSSKELVLLIEQRDAAAAVTSKKQDDSFN, translated from the exons aTGAATAAACTATTAAATATAGCGCAGGCAGTACCGCGCCAATTTATTCGTAAATATGCCTTTAAGTCGGACCTAAAAATCAAATGGGTGCGCCCAGAGAAGATCTCGTGCATTAAGCCAGAAAAGAGCGGCGATCTTTCCAAGCTTCCACTCCTGAATGCCGACGAAGTTATTCTGGACTACAGAGATTGCAAGGAGTTGGAAAA TGCCGACGATACGGTTAAATCCCTGTTTAAGCTGTGCAACAACGCCAACCATCTGACGACACGTTACTACCGCGATCAGATGGTGAAGGAAGTGCAGAGACATGCCCAGGACTACGGATCGATGGAGTCGAAGT TGGCCAACATGACCGCCATTATTCGTCGTTATCAAGAGCATATGGATAAGCACCCCCGCGACAAGATGATTAAGGTGCGGCTCAAGGAGCTGATTGATAAGCGCAAGAAGTTTCTTAAATATCTGAGACGCTGGGACTATCCCCGCTTCGAATGGATATTAGAGAAGCTTGATTTGGTATACAAGCCACCGCCAGCACATTTCCATTGGATCACCCGCAAGGAGTCGCTGCAGAAGTTAACCGACACCTACTGCGAAAACTTGAAGGAGGAACGACTCGAAGCCTATCACAAAGAACTGCAGGCCCAAAAAATATCCTTCTTAGAAGATGCCATTCGTAAAATGGAATTTATACGAAAAGAGCAAATATCCTGCGATATTCCATTGACGGTGACCGAGGAGCAAATCGAGAAGTCGAGTAAAGAGTTGGTTCTGTTGATAGAGCAACGCGATGCGGCAGCGGCTGTTACCAGCAAAAAACAAGACGATAGCTTCAATTAG